The stretch of DNA CAGGCTTATCTTGTAGTTACGTACCCTACCCTTCAAATTAAGTGCATCATCAATGATCTATTCGTACAAACAAAACCACCCTACAATTGTGCTCGTTGATCACATGCATACAAATACTTATCAACGTTCTCCTCCATACATACATAAGCACCATGTTATAGATTAGCTACAATACATTAGAACCCTGTTACATAACCATGTTAAGCTCCTGCACATTGCCCCTCCTCCCTTTCCTTGTTATCATTCTTTACTACTCCACCATCCTCATCCTCTTCCTCAAGTTGATCAACTTTCGATCCGCTCCGAGGCATGAACAAAGACGAGATCGAGAGAGAAGCGAGCGAAGAGGCGCGCATGTCCGGTGCAGCTTGTGCTCGACGAGACGACTTGCGAGTCGGGGGCGAACTTGCCCTCGATGTGGAGAGAGTGTAACATCACAAGGCGTGGATGGTTCGCGAGAAGTCGTCGAGGGTGTGCGCGGGACGTCGTCGATTGTTGTTGTCCGGCCATTCGACGGGTATCGCCGCCGCCGTGATCATGCATGGTGGCTGAGGTGAACGCATGGAGAGTTTGGTCGTTACCGTGATCAAAATAGTTGTATTGTAGCTAGAAGATCGGTGCAATTCAGATCATGTGTTACTGACCTATCTGTGTACAAATTATGTTTTGTATCGATCATGTATGAGAATTATTATACTGTAACATCCAATAATTCGACATCTGATTATGTTAGAAATCGACTTTAAAcattatagattttattatgcCAACAATTAATATAATCCGCAGTCAACAAAAGGTATTCAATTTAGTTAATgaaaataacaaaaacaaaacaaaatatttaaagggACTACATCAAAATAGctaatagttgagggggtttcgtGTAAAATTTTCCCCGAAAGATATTTTTGTGCGTCGCGCCGTCCGAGTCCTTCCCCTATCCTCTCAACCTCCATTTGTAACCGTAACTAGCCGTTAACTAGATATTATGCCCATGGATAATGCCCTATCCCGATTAGGGTTTCTAAAACCTAGGTTCTCCGACCTCACCAAACACCACCaatcccttctcctcctccgagGGTTTTCGCTGCACGGCTCCCATGGCGTTGCTCGGAGATCTCTCTGCGTCTCGGTTTTCCGAAGTTCTCTCCAAGGTAAGAGTTCTTATGGCCTAAATTTGATCGGTAAAAGTGTTTCTTCTCCGTCTAGTTTCATGTTGCTATTTTGAGTAGAACGGGAGAGTGGATTTTGAGCTCAAGGTCTCGCAtttgggttttatttttgtgtttttgctcctttttttgCATCAATTTTGAGTGGTTTTTGCGTAAATGTGATTAGAGTCACATTTTTGTGGGCTTATTTTCAGTTTCTCCATTGTTGAATGTAAATGACAAAATGTTATGTTTTAGCGGCGCAAGTTTTTAGagaaaagtagttttttttttttttttttttttattattatcattgtaACATGTTATTTTTCTGAGTTCAAATCTTTCGGGCTTTTAGTGTTGCCTAATTTCCTACTATTTAAATGGAGCCCGTGTCATGGGTTTATCAAAAAGTGTCTGAGTATGGTatagtgttgaatataaatgatTAAAAACACGCCAAATGATTGGTATCCCGGTGGTAAGGCATGGAGCAGCGAAGGGTGAGAACAGGGGATCTCTAGCAGCTTAAGCATTTAGAGGCATGCACGATTATTGAGTCTTGCTTCTACTTTAGCAAACTGTTTACTTTTTCCGGAGTAGGCAACGAAAATGTTGGAGAGGATGTGATGCGAATGTTCTTCAAGGAGAGACAACTGAGTGGGGATCTCATTTCGAAAGCTTCTGACATGCTATGGGGAAGGAAAGACTTAAAACTTGATGAATTAGAAGCTAGCATTGTGGAGGAGGACTGTCAGCAATCTAATGACGTAAGTTGCCGTAACATCCAATACAATCTTGATCATTGCTGAAAGTTTTATAGATTACGTGTTTCTATGTTTAGGCAATGGAAAGTGAAGCCGACAGCGGATTTTTGAAGCTTACGACAACTAGAGACTGGATAGCTGGTGACAGCAGCGCTCCGCTGAACAGGAAATTAGCAGCTGAGGTTTGGGTTGCACGGATACACCTTACGACAACACTATGTATTAGATTAGCTTTCCCACATTATAGCGGTTATTTTACGCATACATTATCTTTTCAAGAGCTAAGTTGATGATGTATGTAGTTCACATTTGATGACAGAATAGGCAGCATGATAGCGAAAAAAGGAAGAAACTCAACCTTCTGAAATATGAAGCGGTATTATCTATTTTCTGTTCCTATTTGATTTTACCTTTCTTTTTGCTTGCTGATTTCTGTAACTACTCTTCCCCACCCTTAAAAGGGAAAAAAGTTTAGAAACAAAGCAAACTCATAAACAATCTAATGATCTATCATGTTTTGTCATTCGCCAAACCGTTGTCTTGTATAACGATTTAAATGTTTCTGCAGCAAATCACAAGATGAGAGATGTTgacgaaaacaaaaaagaagttGATCACAAGATAAAAGATAGATCAAAGGATGTAATTCATAGATGGTTATATTTCTATGATGTAATTGAAACTTGTAGCATCTAAACTTAGTGAAATTGTATTATTTGCCATATGCCTGCAGCTTAAGAGTGAACTCCTGCTATTGACCACCGGAATAGGAGCTGCTTGCAGTCTGTATTGTTTGCTGAACTTTTCTTTCGAGGTATATGGTTATATCACTATCATTATCTGTTGGATTTATCTTTATCTCAGTGTGCTTCCGTTCTTCtgaaaaatattgtaaaattttgacCTACATATCTAATAGGTCAGACATTGTTATTCTATAAGTAACTAATTGCCACTTCCGTCAAACAGGCTGCTGTAAGTTATGCTTCTGGAGTTCTTTTCAGGTAATTTTTTCCATGCTAATGGCATGCTTCAAGTATTTACAAAGTCCCGGCATCCATGTATTTGGTACTTGCTTTATACTTTCTGATTATTTGACACTTCTCTTCCTATACTAATCTGTAATTATATTTACTATGGCTTGTTGTTGAAGATGAATTTGATTAGTAATTATATTTACTATGGCTGGTTGTTGAAGATGAATTTTTCATGTTCATATTGTTTGATGTTCTTACTACATCTTTGTGTTAGACATAACACTATGATGTTTCCTTAATCTACTGTGCAGTTGCTTGTACCTTCAGCTTCTTTATTATCACACAGACAACCTGTCGAAAGAGGCTATTCCTACTATTTTTCTGCAGAAGAAATCAAAGAAGTATGTTTACGAATTTACACATTTCACATTGATTTTTCATCTCCATATGGCGATTATGctctaaatcttttttttcttctcatacAACAATATCCTCGTTTAAAGTAAAATTGGAATAAGAAGTGAGGATTTGAAGAATGTTGTGGAGAAAACATTGAGCGGGACCACAATTGCTCTCTCATCCCCCAGGCTTGTAATTCCTGCATCAATTTATGGCTTGTGGGCCTTGTCACGTCATTTCAATAATGATTTTTTTGATTTCCAGGTAACTAATTCATCGACATTCCAAACAAACTTATCATCATTGCCGAAATCAATTTTATTTGCTTCTGCTTTAATCTTTATTAATTCACAATCCCGATCCATCTTTTGAAGACAAAGGGATTCTAATGACGATCCTTCTTTGTGTACAGATTGTTCCAGGAATGATGGGCTTTTTTGCATATAAGGCGGCAGCTTTGGTGCAAGTTTACAGAGACAACGAGAACCTGCACATGATATTTCCAGAAAATGAGGGCACTGAAAACACTTAAAAGGTGCAGATGTAGAAAGCTTTCCAAAGTCACCAACCCCTTTCAAAAAGTCTTGTATGTCTTGTAGAAACATCTTTGATGAAAAAAGCCATTGCAGATTCTTTGCTGTTCGGAGAGCAATACAGCGCTAACTACTCTGTAAAACTGATAAATTTTCCttgtttttaataaaaattgccGTACTCCATAGATACAAGCTGTAGTGTATTTCTCTTCCAGATGGACTCTTTTATGTTCTTCACATTCTCAACTAAGCAGTGTTACACTACATGACATGTAGATGCAATAAAAGCACTATTATTCTCTATGTATGTAGCATGTAGATTTACAACCAAGCAAAGTGCTACAAAGGGCTGCAAACTGAAGGAGGAACAACTCCAGCAAAAATGTAGGGCTCCAGAGGCATACTTTATAGTGTTTATAGAAGTCGCAGAACATGAGAAGTGAACATCACTGTTACACtgcaaattcaagtaaacattGTATGAAAGCATGAGATTTGGTTTGAATTTGATCAGAAGGGCGCGGAACTTGTTCTATGGAGCTGGTGTTTTTGTTCTTGTTGAGGTGCATAATGTACTAGCGGTTCCAACTGCTGCTGCAGAAGAAGCAAAATTAGTATTAATTGATCATCTCTCTTCATGCAAAATCGAGTAAGAGATGATCTTCTGATCTATTTTATTTGACCAGGAGCAAGATTTTTCTGTTCTGAATGATTTAAACAGAATGAGAACAAGAACAAACCTGCTCTTTTCTGAGCCTTTCGTTCTCTTCTTCTAAGTGCGATACCTTGTTCTCAAGCTCATTCGTGTAAGCCTACACATCGAAAACGAGCACACTAaccatattaaaaaaaaaaaaaaaaatcaaggttttgaaaaaaaagaaaaaaaaaaaagaaaacttttgtATTGGATTAAACTtagataaaataacaaaatatataaatatattttcttcgATCACGTATTatgggagtttttttttttttttttttgtaatcatCCGCACCTGCCTCCTCGCCCGCGACCGCGCGGCCGACTCCCGATTCTTGATCATCCTCTTCTGCCGTCTCTCCACCGTCTtctccgccgccggcgccgccgccctcttcctcgccggcgccggcgccggcgccggcgccaaTGGCCTAGTTACGTAGATCCCCGTAATTCCCGGCTGATGATGATTCCGCTGTACCGAAtcaccacctccgccgccgccttcttCCGCGGCTGCGCCGGCCCTCGAGAGGAAGTCCTCGAGCGTCACCTCCCCCAGCGCCGGCGgccgctcgccgccgccgccgccctccggaAGGCGCCTCCGGCCGCCGCGGTGGATGTCCGAGGCGGAGGCGCCCACCAGGTGTTCGACGCCGTGCCTCTGAGAGTGCCCCGCAGTGGAGGAGGCGGTGGTGCTGCCGAGGTCGGAGGGGAGGACGTGGCGGAGGAGGTCGTCGAGGTTCATGCTGTGTAGGGGCTCGCCCAAGTGGGTCTCGACCTCATCAAGGGCGACGCCGTAGGCGGCGGAGCCTTGTCTCCCCCCAACTCCACCGCCGCCCTGAGAAGCCATTGTGTGAGCCCCCATTCGCTGGCGCTTTTTCGAAAGGTACAAAAAAGCTCTCCTTTTGCTTATTCAATTCCCGAGCTTGCTAATATGTTCTACATCACTACGCATATTAGAAGAATATATAACATAGTATGTTAATGTAATGTAAGTGAGATGAAAACAAGCTCTTATAATGATCATATAACAGTAGAAAAGACTCAAAAGAGCTCCATCTTTCCGACAAGAGAGCAATTTGACAAGCCGACTCGGAGAGTGTAGAGCAACGTTTCCAAAAGCACTTTAGAGGCCAAAAGCCGAAAACTCAAATACACAACTCCAAAAGAAGAGCAGTGGAATTAGTAGAAAAGGACATAAGCATCTTGTTTAGAATGACATAAAGATGAGAGAATAGAGTTACAAAATAAACCCAGAAATGTTCAGACTCGAGGTTGGTAGATAGAAACAAGGATGACCAACAAATCCCAAGCATTTTGTATCCTTTTCCTCccttttctttcacttatgAATCAAATGAGCTGCGGAGAGGAACTTTGAAGTAGATATATGACTGGAAATAAAGCACTTAAAGAGTGTACTCTCTACCTCTTGCACCGGATCAGATATATTATCCCCACCAACCATCCTCTTCTAAGGTTTCAAAGCTCAAAGGAGTTGTGAATTCCATGCACCTGGCAATGAGGCAAGTGATGTAGAGAATCTAAAGATTAAATTCCTATTTATGGAATGGCTAGGTTCTCATTTGTGGTGCATTTATATGTGCTTATGGGACAATCTCCTCAAAGATTGAGCTTTGTAGTATTTTCAGATAGAATATCCTGATATGCACCCACATGGACTGATGGAGTGGGAATATTGAAAAGCTAGTGCTGTGTATGTACAGTTTTGGCTATTTCCATatagaggaaaagagaaagaaattaagGTCTAGCTCCTTATTTAGTAATTTAGTGGTAATGAGATAAGCGTTGGAGATTAACTATTATAATTTGCATAAATGATCAAGATTGTTGAATTCTAGAGGTCTCGTGGTCCATATTACATTGCCATTTTGGCCATTTTACCTTGGTTTTTAGGGTTGCAGTATGTTTTGTTTTGCCTAGGGGGTGAGTAGGAACTAATTTCCTCTTGATAAAGGAACATAGCATGGTATGCTATCCTTGGGGCTAGTTACTTTTCTCTTTTAGAGGTAATGTATTCAATTATTTCCCAACTTAAGAGGAATGCTGATAGCCTAACTTACTTTCATTACAGACATAGTGCAGCAGAGGGAATCTCTAACAGTAGCGGCATAAGAGGAGAAACATCCATTTCATGTTAAGAGGGGGTAAAAAAATGTTGGGCTGTATTTGTTATTAGGGCAATCTATATCTTTTGTACCATCAATCGCCAACCCTAACCACTAAACCCAATAGATGGAGTACCCTACTTCTGAAAATTCTCAGGTTTTCAAGTTTCTTGGTTTGGTTGTTGAGTTTATTGAAAGAAGGCAAGTACAAGCAGAGATTTACAAATTAATTCCTAATATAAAATGCTTAACCTCTCAATTATGAATCATCATTACGATTGCTTAATTCCTCCGTTATAGTGGCATTTTTACTTTAGAATCACTCATCTTCTCACTCCTCACAGAGAATACCTATGCACTCAAAGAGAAGTACCTAACGCAAAAAACATTTATTTaagagaaatagtgcaataacTGTGTCATAATAGACTTTTTGAATAATCACGCATATGTAATCATATGGAAATTCCACGTTTCTCCTTGGAAACATACTATGCAAGCCTCCTGATGAAGCCAAAAGAAATGTTATTCGAATAACCAAAACAAAAGTCATTTTCACTATGATGGTATACCATTCTGGAACTTCTAGTTCCAGAAGGAGCATACAGACCCGTATGTGGATTTGTGTGTGTATCCACTGTAGTGGATTTGTATGTGTAGCCACTGTAGTCATGCTCCTCCTTTTttgagtggaaaaaaaaaagtatctcTTGGTGACTAAAGGATTAAATGGATAAATCTCTAGCACCACCTTAAGAGTAATGATTGCATTAGGCACCCTAACGTGTTAAATACTCTTGCATTAAGACAACATAATTATAATGAATATACTTATTAAATACTTTATATCATATCATATTGAGAAAATGAAACTTTGtaccaaattaaataaacttagtAATCCTCAAACCTTTTTCCTATACTTCTATTGGCGACCACCGAAAGTGGTTGATGCTGTCTTTGCCATTTTTGGTTAGATGTATAAATTCTTGACAAGACCTACAGTGAATGTTACAATATATTGGAAATGATAATATTCTCCCattatttgattatattattACTAAGTTGACATGAATCTATCAATCTGCATCGTTTGAGTTGCTTATTTACCTCTTTTAGATCATGATGGCATAATTGATCGAGTCACCCTTCGCCTCTAAGAATCATACAGATTGTCTTGTactcttttccattttttttttatcttttgtttttttttaaggtagAATCAATAGTTATACACATTGTCATCACTTAAAGCATCAATTAAGGACCCACAGCAACTCATGAGTCATCTGATTGGCTTAAGCTAAATATGTTTTGAAAACAACTCAAATGTAAGGAACAAGTTacatccatctctctctctcttttttttcgttATCATGTATTTTAGATCTATAATGTACTGATGGGTGATGGCTAGCATATATCCTGTAACTTGTTCTACAAATTGGCATATTTTAACTTAATACAAACCAGTATTTAGTCCTCACAGTTCTCTTGAGGAGTTCTTTATCATAATCCTGAGAACTTCATGATTGTGAGGGATACTTGCCAAAGAATTTGCTTTCTCGTGCTATTTTATGTAATATCTAATCGATCAAATTTCTTGATTATCAGAGCATGAGCATAGTGAGAGACTAATACCAACCCTACTCTTCATATCCTTGCATGCTTACATTTATGATCATCAATAAAATAGACAAAGTTATGTTCCCCTTCAAGACTTTACCATTACCCAAAAATTCGAGTTTCTGTCAAGTGGGTACGTCATCCAATTTAGAATAAGCCTTACTGCTGATCATTTAGTTTCCCGTCTCCATGTCTCCTGTTAATTACTGCACTTTGAACCATCTTATTACAACACACATCTTGATTATATGCTTTACTATAAATTGCTCCGCCACTATCATCACATAATGTTTACTATATAGCTGGATTTATGAGCctctccttttttctcttttgaccTAAGATTTATGAAACCCCTCTTTTTCTTGCTAATGAAGGGATTGTCACCGTAAACTAGGTCTAGTATGTGTTTGAGTTCTTAGAATGAGTTGGGACGTGGCAGGGAAAAGAACACTCAATCTAGTAATCTATTTAGTTTTCCTTCTGTATGGGGGAAAAAATCAACTTTCGGGGGGTTCTTAGAATGAGATTGCACGGTAacaattattttctctttttatgtgGGCTTAtaatttcaatatgtttcttaTACACAGCACTCTTTAATATTCAAGCATTTAGCTCAGTCTCAACATAGAATTACCTTTCTATATCATCCTCTTTTTCGTATTCAAGTTCATTGGCGGTGTCTTCACCATTCCTCTTTTGCTCCTTCCAGATTGAGAATGTCACTTCTAGCTGATTATTCTTAGTTAGTGTTATATTACAATTATCAAATCTTTCCGTCACATGGAATCAAAGTTTTTCCATGTTTACAGCATGGTTGCAAGAATCATTCTAGATTAATGTTTTCTTTTCCTAAGATTCTATATTTTTGGCTATGG from Ananas comosus cultivar F153 linkage group 18, ASM154086v1, whole genome shotgun sequence encodes:
- the LOC109723954 gene encoding uncharacterized protein LOC109723954 gives rise to the protein MPMDNALSRLGFLKPRFSDLTKHHQSLLLLRGFSLHGSHGVARRSLCVSVFRSSLQGNENVGEDVMRMFFKERQLSGDLISKASDMLWGRKDLKLDELEASIVEEDCQQSNDAMESEADSGFLKLTTTRDWIAGDSSAPLNRKLAAENRQHDSEKRKKLNLLKYEALKSELLLLTTGIGAACSLYCLLNFSFEAAVSYASGVLFSCLYLQLLYYHTDNLSKEAIPTIFLQKKSKNKIGIRSEDLKNVVEKTLSGTTIALSSPRLVIPASIYGLWALSRHFNNDFFDFQIVPGMMGFFAYKAAALVQVYRDNENLHMIFPENEGTENT
- the LOC109723956 gene encoding ABSCISIC ACID-INSENSITIVE 5-like protein 2; amino-acid sequence: MGAHTMASQGGGGVGGRQGSAAYGVALDEVETHLGEPLHSMNLDDLLRHVLPSDLGSTTASSTAGHSQRHGVEHLVGASASDIHRGGRRRLPEGGGGGERPPALGEVTLEDFLSRAGAAAEEGGGGGGDSVQRNHHQPGITGIYVTRPLAPAPAPAPARKRAAAPAAEKTVERRQKRMIKNRESAARSRARRQAYTNELENKVSHLEEENERLRKEQQLEPLVHYAPQQEQKHQLHRTSSAPF